A stretch of the Panicum virgatum strain AP13 chromosome 9N, P.virgatum_v5, whole genome shotgun sequence genome encodes the following:
- the LOC120687630 gene encoding pre-mRNA-processing factor 17-like translates to MDLLQSSYAPDDASSPEESAAASSPDSSPLRLPSKSAAPAVDDTALALSAAASASRPLDPSLHLVAFNPTADQLWAPIVGPQHPHAPISSASGNRNHKLGHVEDAAVLPFLFDEQYNTFHRFGYAADPSGLHIVGDAQPQSPEPDTVYNLAPSEHKRRRLQAKADNQEEPLPPEAKNPASEEWILHNKQSPWAGKKEAPPAELTEEQKQYAEAHAAKKAEKEARGEGKGERAEVVVKSTFHGKEERDYQGRSWITPPKDAKATNDHCYIPKRCVHEWVGHTKGVSAIRFFPKYGHLLLSASMDCKIKIWDVLGSRTCMRTYMGHSKAVRDISFSNDGTKFLSAGYDRNIQYWDTETGQVISTFSTGKVPYVVKLNPDEDKQHILLAGMSDKKIVQWDMKSGQITQEYDQHLGAVNTITFVDNNRRFVTSSDDKSLRVWEFGIPVVIKYISEAHMHSMPSIALHPNSNWLAAQSLDNQILIYSTKERFQLNKKKRFAGHIVAGYACQVNFSPDGRFVMSGDGEGSCWFWDWKSCRRFKTLKCHNGVCIGCEWHPLETSKVATCGWDGVIKYW, encoded by the coding sequence ATGGATCTCCTCCAGTCCTCGTACGCGCCGGACGacgcctcctcgccggaggaGTCGGCGGCTGCTTCCTCGCCGGACTCCTCCCCGCTCCGCCTCCCCTCCAagtccgccgcccccgccgtcgaCGACACCGCGCTCGCGCtctctgccgccgcctccgcgtccCGCCCGCTCGACCCCTCGCTCCACCTCGTCGCCTTCAACCCCACCGCCGACCAGCTCTGGGCGCCCATCGTCGGGCCACAACACCCCCACGCCCccatctcctccgcctccggcaACCGCAACCACAAGCTCGGCCACGTCGAGGACGCCGCGGTGCTGCCCTTCCTCTTCGACGAGCAGTACAACACCTTCCACAGGTTCGGCTACGCCGCCGATCCCTCTGGCCTCCACATCGTCGGCGACGCGCAGCCGCAGTCGCCCGAGCCCGACACCGTCTACAACCTCGCCCCTTCCGAGcacaagcgccgccgcctccaggccAAGGCGGACAACCAGGAGGAGCCACTGCCCCCCGAGGCCAAAAACCCCGCATCCGAGGAGTGGATCCTCCACAACAAGCAGAGCCCCTGGGCGGGCAAGAAGGAAGCGCCGCCCGCTGAGCTCACCGAGGAGCAGAAGCAGTATGCCGAGGCCCACGCAGCCAAGAAGGCCGAGAAGGAGGCTCGCGGCGAAGGGAAGGGCGAGAGGGCAGAGGTGGTGGTCAAGAGCACCTTCCacgggaaggaggagagagacTACCAGGGACGGTCCTGGATCACACCGCCCAAGGATGCCAAGGCCACCAACGACCACTGCTACATTCCCAAGAGGTGTGTGCATGAGTGGGTTGGCCACACCAAGGGGGTTTCAGCCATCAGATTTTTCCCCAAGTATGGGCATCTGCTACTGTCTGCGAGTATGGATTGTAAGATTAAGATCTGGGACGTGCTTGGGTCGCGGACATGTATGCGCACATATATGGGTCACTCAAAGGCTGTAAGGGATATATCCTTCTCCAATGATGGGACCAAATTCTTGAGTGCTGGGTATGACAGGAATATACAGTACTGGGATACTGAGACAGGGCAGGTGATCTCTACCTTCTCAACTGGGAAGGTCCCATATGTTGTGAAGCTGAATCCTGATGAGGATAAACAGCATATTCTCCTTGCTGGAATGAGCGACAAGAAGATTGTGCAATGGGATATGAAATCAGGGCAGATCACACAAGAGTACGACCAGCATTTAGGAGCTGTGAACACCATAACTTTTGTCGATAACAACAGGAGGTTTGTCACGTCGAGTGATGACAAATCTCTTCGTGTCTGGGAGTTTGGCATCCCTGTGGTGATCAAGTATATAAGTGAGGCGCACATGCACTCAATGCCATCAATTGCCCTGCACCCAAACTCCAACTGGCTGGCAGCACAGAGCTTGGACAATCAAATATTGATATACAGCACCAAGGAAAGGTTCCAGCTCAATAAGAAGAAGCGATTTGCTGGCCACATTGTAGCAGGTTATGCTTGTCAGGTGAACTTCTCACCTGATGGGAGATTTGTGATGTCAGGTGATGGTGAAGGTAGTTGCTGGTTCTGGGATTGGAAAAGCTGCAGGAGGTTTAAGACATTGAAGTGCCACAACGGGGTTTGCATTGGATGCGAGTGGCATCCATTGGAAACTAGCAAGGTTGCGACATGCGGATGGGATGGTGTAATTAAATACTGGTAA
- the LOC120691479 gene encoding 5-pentadecatrienyl resorcinol O-methyltransferase-like encodes MALLAEYSSQELLQAELQLWHQSLGFFKSVALAVALDLRVADAVHRLGGAATLPQILAEAGVSPCRLRDLRRVMRALTVSGIFSVHRPGEAPPAAEHARHDDAAVYKLTAASRLLVRDKSSTAGVGGQLPPFLTVQLLLGPCRESPVSRGMRAWFRQKEDHHHQQQQQPAGAGLSPFALAYGGQTVWERAERDAGRFRFDDAMASDTAFLMPIVLRECGEVFRGLASLVDVAGGLGGATAAVAAAFPDLKCTVLDLPQVVAKAPSGADVRYVAGDMFESIPPANAVFLKWILHDWGDNECVKILKNCKQAIPPRDAGGKVIIIDMVVGSGPSDVKHVETQVLFDLLIMNINGVERDEQEWKKIFVEAGFEDYKIIPVLGVRSIIELYP; translated from the exons ATGGCGTTGCTCGCCGAGTACAGCAGCCAGGAGCTGCTCCAGGCGGAGCTCCAGCTCTGGCACCAGTCCCTCGGCTTCTTTAAGTCCGTCGCGCTCGCGGTCGCTCTGGACCTCCGCGTCGCCGACGCCGTGCAccgcctcggcggcgccgccacgctGCCGCAGATACTCGCCGAGGCCGGGGTCAGCCCGTGCAGGCTCCGCGACTTGCGCCGCGTCATGCGCGCGCTCACCGTCTCGGGCATCTTCAGCGTCCACCGGCCAggcgaggcgccgccggcggcagaaCACGCCAGGCACGACGACGCCGCGGTCTACAAGCTGACGGCAGCCTCCCGCCTCCTCGTCAGGGACAAGAGCTCCACGGCGGGGGTCGGGGGCCAGCTGCCTCCTTTCCTGACCGTGCAGCTCTTGCTCGGGCCGTGCCGAGAATCCCCGGTCAGCAGGGGCATGCGCGCGTGGTTCCGGCAGAAGGaggaccaccaccaccagcagcagcagcagccggccggCGCCGGTCTGTCCCCGTTCGCCCTGGCGTACGGCGGCCAGACGGTCTGGGAGAGAGCGGAGCGCGACGCCGGCCGGTTCCGGTTCGACGACGCCATGGCCTCGGACACCGCCTTCCTCATGCCGATCGTCCTCAGGGAGTGCGGCGAGGTCTTCCGGGGGCTAGCCTCCCTCGTCGATGTCGCCGGCGGCCTTGGCGGGGCCACTGCCGCCGTAGCGGCGGCATTCCCGGATCTCAAGTGCACCGTGCTGGATCTCCCCCAGGTTGTCGCCAAAGCCCCCTCCGGTGCCGACGTGCGGTACGTTGCCGGTGACATGTTTGAGAGCATTCCACCGGCGAACGCTGTGTTCCTCAAG TGGATTCTGCACGATTGGGGCGATAATGAGTGTGTCAAGATACTGAAGAACTGCAAGCAAGCTATACCACCACGGGATGCAGGAGGAAAGGTAATAATCATAGATATGGTGGTCGGATCTGGGCCGTCAGACGTCAAGCACGTAGAGACACAAGTTTTGTTTGACCTCTTGATCATGAATATCAATGGGGTTGAGCGCGATGAGCAGGAGTGGAAGAAGATTTTCGTTGAGGCTGGATTTGAGGACTACAAAATTATACCTGTTCTCGGTGTCCGATCTATCATAGAGCTGTATCCTTGA
- the LOC120688768 gene encoding vacuolar cation/proton exchanger 2-like isoform X2 produces the protein MMEAEKPALGFAGVDELELSSPAGSPAPPPRKMHSLDFEHIGSLAAVAESLSPGSRWGRALTSVRVVIFQARINVLLPFGPLAIMLHYLSGKHQGWVFLFSLIGITPLAERLGYATEQLACYTGPTVGGLLNATFGNATEMIISIYALKNGMIRVVQQSLLGSILSNMLLVLGCAFFAGGLVHSDRDQVFNKASAVVNSGLLLMAVLGLMFPAVLHFTHSEAQYGKSEVALSRFSSCIMLVAYASYLFFQLKSHRSMYCPIGDEEEAIEDEEDEKEITQWEAICWLFILTIWISVLSGYLVDAIQGASDSLNLPVAFISVILLPIVGNAAEHASAIMFAMKNKLDITLGVAIGSSTQISMFVIPFCVVIGWMMGQEMDLNFQLFETATLFITVLVVAFMLQEGTSNYFKGLMLILCYLIVGASFFVHVDPDANEN, from the exons atgATGGAGGCGGAGAAGCCGGCCCTGGGGTTCGCGGGGGTGGACGAGCTGGAGCTGTCGTCGCcggcgggctcgccggcgccgccgccccggaagATGCACTCGCTGGACTTCGAGCACATCGGCTCGCTCGCCGCGGTGGCCGAGTCGCTCTCGCCCGGGAGCAGGTGGGGGAGGGCGCTCACCAGCGTGCGCGTCGTCATCTTCCAGGCCAGGATCAACGTGCTCCTCCCCTTCGGCCCGCTCGCCATCATGCTCCACTACCTCAGCGGGAAACAC CAAGGATGGGTTTTCCTTTTCAGCTTAATTGGTATAACACCATTGGCCGAGAGATTGGGATATGCAACTGA GCAACTTGCTTGCTACACTGGCCCAACAG TTGGGGGGCTCCTTAATGCTACATTTGGAAATGCAACGGAAATGATTATATCAATCTATGCACTGAAAAATGGAATGATTCGAGTCGTCCAGCAGTCACTGCTAGGCTCAATATTGTCAAATATGCTCCTTGTTCTTGGCTGTGCTTTCTTTGCTGGTGGTCTTGTCCATTCTGACAGGGACCAGGTCTTCAATAAG GCATCAGCTGTTGTAAACTCCGGACTACTATTGATGGCTGTCTTAGGCCTAATGTTCCCAGCAGTGCTTCACTTCACGCATTCAGAAGCACAGTATGGAAAATCTGAAGTAGCTCTTTCAAGGTTTAGTAGCTGCATCATGCTTGTGGCTTATGCTAGCTATCTATTTTTTCAACTAAAGAGCCACCGCAGTATGTACTGCCCCATTGGTGAT GAAGAAGAAGCcattgaagatgaggaggatgaAAAGGAGATAACACAATGGGAGGCCATCTGCTGGCTTTTTATATTGACTATTTGGATTTCAGTACTCTCAGGGTACCTTGTAGATGCCATTCAG GGTGCGTCTGACTCATTAAACTTGCCAGTAGCCTTTATTAGCGTTATTCTGCTTCCTATTGTGGGGAATGCTGCTGAACATGCGAGTGCCATTATGTTTGCCATGAAAAACAAATTG GACATTACATTGGGAGTTGCAATAGGGTCATCAACGCAGATCTCCATGTTTGTG ATTCCATTTTGTGTGGTAATTGGCTGGATGATGGGGCAAGAAATGGACTTGAATTTTCAACTGTTTGAGACAGCAACTCTCTTTATAACAGTACTGGTGGTGGCATTTATGCTACAG GAAGGCACGTCAAATTATTTCAAAGGCCTTATGCTCATCTTATGCTACCTCATAGTTGGTGCAAGCTTCTTCGTCCATGTTGATCCTGATGCAA ATGAGAACTAA
- the LOC120688768 gene encoding vacuolar cation/proton exchanger 2-like isoform X1 → MMEAEKPALGFAGVDELELSSPAGSPAPPPRKMHSLDFEHIGSLAAVAESLSPGSRWGRALTSVRVVIFQARINVLLPFGPLAIMLHYLSGKHQGWVFLFSLIGITPLAERLGYATEQLACYTGPTVGGLLNATFGNATEMIISIYALKNGMIRVVQQSLLGSILSNMLLVLGCAFFAGGLVHSDRDQVFNKASAVVNSGLLLMAVLGLMFPAVLHFTHSEAQYGKSEVALSRFSSCIMLVAYASYLFFQLKSHRSMYCPIGDEEEAIEDEEDEKEITQWEAICWLFILTIWISVLSGYLVDAIQGASDSLNLPVAFISVILLPIVGNAAEHASAIMFAMKNKLDITLGVAIGSSTQISMFVIPFCVVIGWMMGQEMDLNFQLFETATLFITVLVVAFMLQEGTSNYFKGLMLILCYLIVGASFFVHVDPDATDEN, encoded by the exons atgATGGAGGCGGAGAAGCCGGCCCTGGGGTTCGCGGGGGTGGACGAGCTGGAGCTGTCGTCGCcggcgggctcgccggcgccgccgccccggaagATGCACTCGCTGGACTTCGAGCACATCGGCTCGCTCGCCGCGGTGGCCGAGTCGCTCTCGCCCGGGAGCAGGTGGGGGAGGGCGCTCACCAGCGTGCGCGTCGTCATCTTCCAGGCCAGGATCAACGTGCTCCTCCCCTTCGGCCCGCTCGCCATCATGCTCCACTACCTCAGCGGGAAACAC CAAGGATGGGTTTTCCTTTTCAGCTTAATTGGTATAACACCATTGGCCGAGAGATTGGGATATGCAACTGA GCAACTTGCTTGCTACACTGGCCCAACAG TTGGGGGGCTCCTTAATGCTACATTTGGAAATGCAACGGAAATGATTATATCAATCTATGCACTGAAAAATGGAATGATTCGAGTCGTCCAGCAGTCACTGCTAGGCTCAATATTGTCAAATATGCTCCTTGTTCTTGGCTGTGCTTTCTTTGCTGGTGGTCTTGTCCATTCTGACAGGGACCAGGTCTTCAATAAG GCATCAGCTGTTGTAAACTCCGGACTACTATTGATGGCTGTCTTAGGCCTAATGTTCCCAGCAGTGCTTCACTTCACGCATTCAGAAGCACAGTATGGAAAATCTGAAGTAGCTCTTTCAAGGTTTAGTAGCTGCATCATGCTTGTGGCTTATGCTAGCTATCTATTTTTTCAACTAAAGAGCCACCGCAGTATGTACTGCCCCATTGGTGAT GAAGAAGAAGCcattgaagatgaggaggatgaAAAGGAGATAACACAATGGGAGGCCATCTGCTGGCTTTTTATATTGACTATTTGGATTTCAGTACTCTCAGGGTACCTTGTAGATGCCATTCAG GGTGCGTCTGACTCATTAAACTTGCCAGTAGCCTTTATTAGCGTTATTCTGCTTCCTATTGTGGGGAATGCTGCTGAACATGCGAGTGCCATTATGTTTGCCATGAAAAACAAATTG GACATTACATTGGGAGTTGCAATAGGGTCATCAACGCAGATCTCCATGTTTGTG ATTCCATTTTGTGTGGTAATTGGCTGGATGATGGGGCAAGAAATGGACTTGAATTTTCAACTGTTTGAGACAGCAACTCTCTTTATAACAGTACTGGTGGTGGCATTTATGCTACAG GAAGGCACGTCAAATTATTTCAAAGGCCTTATGCTCATCTTATGCTACCTCATAGTTGGTGCAAGCTTCTTCGTCCATGTTGATCCTGATGCAA CAGATGAGAACTAA
- the LOC120688766 gene encoding uncharacterized protein C630.12-like isoform X2, translating to MQSATRLTLLLCAAWAATVLYGEMGAYWASYVACSWPSPSPSSSPPNNHVKIAVVADPQLMDSTSLGLPSSSIALQAAEFYTDLNMRRSFQSAILPFDPDMVLFLGDHFDGGPYMSNEEWHESLFRFKHIFSMNEQRRKPHIPIFYLSGNHDIGYSAFFSAHPEVLSRYEKEFGSRNYQFSAGKVDFVVIDAQTLDGAKKSKERSSSWEFIKTLSPGNTSNPKVLLTHIPLYRPDNTPCGPHRSSPVINQRVSYAALDQGITYQNYLTKETSDLLLSLLKPVLVLSGHDHDQCTVVHSTPFGPVTEHTLGTISWQQGNLYPSFMLLSAGPKLSQNSTDLKHEVMTNLCFLPKQTHIYIWYICQFAVTFVLLVFWPTNGLSSVPYMNAFVSFMRSVGAELFSRTKEKDDEEDGEYEMVFDAEGSMHLVKKAVAKVSSASSDSRTVGRGNVVARATAGKHQLEPDSSILVEMGSEVISEDGARLARPSKSKVRKVLQRLFRVIQSIVVIAALNVPLYMMLLFKDWIDH from the exons AATAACCATGTGAAGATTGCTGTTGTTGCTGATCCACAG CTTATGGACAGCACCTCCCTTGGTCTTCCTTCAAGCTCAATTGCTCTCCAAGCTGCTGAGTTTTACACAGATTTGAACATGAGAAGGTCCTTTCAGTCTGCCATACTGCCATTTGATCCTGACATGGTCTTATTTCTTGGTGATCACTTCGATGGAGGCCCATACATGTCCAATGAAGA GTGGCATGAATCATTGTTTCGATTTAAGCATATATTCAGCATGAATGAACAGAGAAGAAAGCCGCATATCCCAATCTTCTACCTGTCCGGAAATCATGATATTGGTTATTCAGCATTTTTTTCTGCTCATCCTGAG GTGCTTAGTCGGTATGAAAAAGAATTTGGATCAAGAAACTACCAATTTTCTGCTGGAAAGGTTGACTTTGTTGTCATTGATGCTCAAACACTTGATG GAGCTAAAAAGAGCAAAGAAAGGTCCTCCTCTTGGGAGTTCATTAAAACTCTATCCCCAG GTAACACATCGAACCCAAAGGTTCTACTAACACATATTCCACTCTACCGACCTGATAACACTCCTTGTGGCCCACATCGTTCTTCACCTGTTATAAATCAG AGGGTATCCTATGCTGCCTTAGACCAAGGAATCAC CTACCAGAATTATCTAACTAAAGAAACTTCTGACCTTTTGCTAAGCTTATTGAAACCG GTCCTTGTGCTCTCAGGTCATGACCATGACCAATGCACAGTCGTCCACTCCACTCCTTTCGGGCCAGTAACAGAG CATACGCTGGGGACAATAAGTTGGCAGCAAGGAAATCTTTATCCATCATTTATGCTGCTATCTGCTGGGCCCAAGCTGTCACAGAATTCAACTGATCTGAAACATGAAGTCATGACAAACCTCTGTTTTCTGCCTAAACAAACCCATATCTATATCTG GTATATCTGCCAGTTTGCAGTGACCTTCGTTCTGCTAGTCTTTTGGCCAACCAATGGTCTGAGCTCTGTTCCATACATGAATGCATTTGTAAGCTTCATGAGGTCGGTAGGTGCTGAACTGTTCTCAAGAaccaaagaaaaagatgatgaggaagatggtgaaTATGAAATGGTTTTTGATGCGGAAGGGTCCATGCACCTCGTTAAAAAGGCTGTTGCAAAAGTCTCAAGTGCTAGCTCAGACTCCAGAACTGTAGGACG TGGAAATGTTGTCGCAAGGGCGACAGCAGGAAAACACCAATTGGAGCCTGATTCATCTATTCTTGTCGAGATGGGTTCCGAGGTGATATCAGAAGATGGAGCGAGGTTGGCGCGCCCTAGCAAATCAAAAGTAAGGAAGGTGCTCCAACGGCTGTTCCGCGTCATCCAGTCGATAGTTGTCATTGCCGCTCTGAAtgtccccctgtacatgatgcTTCTGTTCAAGGACTGGATTGACCATTGA
- the LOC120688766 gene encoding uncharacterized protein C630.12-like isoform X1, with protein sequence MQSATRLTLLLCAAWAATVLYGEMGAYWASYVACSWPSPSPSSSPPNNHVKIAVVADPQLMDSTSLGLPSSSIALQAAEFYTDLNMRRSFQSAILPFDPDMVLFLGDHFDGGPYMSNEEWHESLFRFKHIFSMNEQRRKPHIPIFYLSGNHDIGYSAFFSAHPEVLSRYEKEFGSRNYQFSAGKVDFVVIDAQTLDAGAKKSKERSSSWEFIKTLSPGNTSNPKVLLTHIPLYRPDNTPCGPHRSSPVINQRVSYAALDQGITYQNYLTKETSDLLLSLLKPVLVLSGHDHDQCTVVHSTPFGPVTEHTLGTISWQQGNLYPSFMLLSAGPKLSQNSTDLKHEVMTNLCFLPKQTHIYIWYICQFAVTFVLLVFWPTNGLSSVPYMNAFVSFMRSVGAELFSRTKEKDDEEDGEYEMVFDAEGSMHLVKKAVAKVSSASSDSRTVGRGNVVARATAGKHQLEPDSSILVEMGSEVISEDGARLARPSKSKVRKVLQRLFRVIQSIVVIAALNVPLYMMLLFKDWIDH encoded by the exons AATAACCATGTGAAGATTGCTGTTGTTGCTGATCCACAG CTTATGGACAGCACCTCCCTTGGTCTTCCTTCAAGCTCAATTGCTCTCCAAGCTGCTGAGTTTTACACAGATTTGAACATGAGAAGGTCCTTTCAGTCTGCCATACTGCCATTTGATCCTGACATGGTCTTATTTCTTGGTGATCACTTCGATGGAGGCCCATACATGTCCAATGAAGA GTGGCATGAATCATTGTTTCGATTTAAGCATATATTCAGCATGAATGAACAGAGAAGAAAGCCGCATATCCCAATCTTCTACCTGTCCGGAAATCATGATATTGGTTATTCAGCATTTTTTTCTGCTCATCCTGAG GTGCTTAGTCGGTATGAAAAAGAATTTGGATCAAGAAACTACCAATTTTCTGCTGGAAAGGTTGACTTTGTTGTCATTGATGCTCAAACACTTGATG CAGGAGCTAAAAAGAGCAAAGAAAGGTCCTCCTCTTGGGAGTTCATTAAAACTCTATCCCCAG GTAACACATCGAACCCAAAGGTTCTACTAACACATATTCCACTCTACCGACCTGATAACACTCCTTGTGGCCCACATCGTTCTTCACCTGTTATAAATCAG AGGGTATCCTATGCTGCCTTAGACCAAGGAATCAC CTACCAGAATTATCTAACTAAAGAAACTTCTGACCTTTTGCTAAGCTTATTGAAACCG GTCCTTGTGCTCTCAGGTCATGACCATGACCAATGCACAGTCGTCCACTCCACTCCTTTCGGGCCAGTAACAGAG CATACGCTGGGGACAATAAGTTGGCAGCAAGGAAATCTTTATCCATCATTTATGCTGCTATCTGCTGGGCCCAAGCTGTCACAGAATTCAACTGATCTGAAACATGAAGTCATGACAAACCTCTGTTTTCTGCCTAAACAAACCCATATCTATATCTG GTATATCTGCCAGTTTGCAGTGACCTTCGTTCTGCTAGTCTTTTGGCCAACCAATGGTCTGAGCTCTGTTCCATACATGAATGCATTTGTAAGCTTCATGAGGTCGGTAGGTGCTGAACTGTTCTCAAGAaccaaagaaaaagatgatgaggaagatggtgaaTATGAAATGGTTTTTGATGCGGAAGGGTCCATGCACCTCGTTAAAAAGGCTGTTGCAAAAGTCTCAAGTGCTAGCTCAGACTCCAGAACTGTAGGACG TGGAAATGTTGTCGCAAGGGCGACAGCAGGAAAACACCAATTGGAGCCTGATTCATCTATTCTTGTCGAGATGGGTTCCGAGGTGATATCAGAAGATGGAGCGAGGTTGGCGCGCCCTAGCAAATCAAAAGTAAGGAAGGTGCTCCAACGGCTGTTCCGCGTCATCCAGTCGATAGTTGTCATTGCCGCTCTGAAtgtccccctgtacatgatgcTTCTGTTCAAGGACTGGATTGACCATTGA
- the LOC120688766 gene encoding uncharacterized protein C630.12-like isoform X3, with the protein MDSTSLGLPSSSIALQAAEFYTDLNMRRSFQSAILPFDPDMVLFLGDHFDGGPYMSNEEWHESLFRFKHIFSMNEQRRKPHIPIFYLSGNHDIGYSAFFSAHPEVLSRYEKEFGSRNYQFSAGKVDFVVIDAQTLDAGAKKSKERSSSWEFIKTLSPGNTSNPKVLLTHIPLYRPDNTPCGPHRSSPVINQRVSYAALDQGITYQNYLTKETSDLLLSLLKPVLVLSGHDHDQCTVVHSTPFGPVTEHTLGTISWQQGNLYPSFMLLSAGPKLSQNSTDLKHEVMTNLCFLPKQTHIYIWYICQFAVTFVLLVFWPTNGLSSVPYMNAFVSFMRSVGAELFSRTKEKDDEEDGEYEMVFDAEGSMHLVKKAVAKVSSASSDSRTVGRGNVVARATAGKHQLEPDSSILVEMGSEVISEDGARLARPSKSKVRKVLQRLFRVIQSIVVIAALNVPLYMMLLFKDWIDH; encoded by the exons ATGGACAGCACCTCCCTTGGTCTTCCTTCAAGCTCAATTGCTCTCCAAGCTGCTGAGTTTTACACAGATTTGAACATGAGAAGGTCCTTTCAGTCTGCCATACTGCCATTTGATCCTGACATGGTCTTATTTCTTGGTGATCACTTCGATGGAGGCCCATACATGTCCAATGAAGA GTGGCATGAATCATTGTTTCGATTTAAGCATATATTCAGCATGAATGAACAGAGAAGAAAGCCGCATATCCCAATCTTCTACCTGTCCGGAAATCATGATATTGGTTATTCAGCATTTTTTTCTGCTCATCCTGAG GTGCTTAGTCGGTATGAAAAAGAATTTGGATCAAGAAACTACCAATTTTCTGCTGGAAAGGTTGACTTTGTTGTCATTGATGCTCAAACACTTGATG CAGGAGCTAAAAAGAGCAAAGAAAGGTCCTCCTCTTGGGAGTTCATTAAAACTCTATCCCCAG GTAACACATCGAACCCAAAGGTTCTACTAACACATATTCCACTCTACCGACCTGATAACACTCCTTGTGGCCCACATCGTTCTTCACCTGTTATAAATCAG AGGGTATCCTATGCTGCCTTAGACCAAGGAATCAC CTACCAGAATTATCTAACTAAAGAAACTTCTGACCTTTTGCTAAGCTTATTGAAACCG GTCCTTGTGCTCTCAGGTCATGACCATGACCAATGCACAGTCGTCCACTCCACTCCTTTCGGGCCAGTAACAGAG CATACGCTGGGGACAATAAGTTGGCAGCAAGGAAATCTTTATCCATCATTTATGCTGCTATCTGCTGGGCCCAAGCTGTCACAGAATTCAACTGATCTGAAACATGAAGTCATGACAAACCTCTGTTTTCTGCCTAAACAAACCCATATCTATATCTG GTATATCTGCCAGTTTGCAGTGACCTTCGTTCTGCTAGTCTTTTGGCCAACCAATGGTCTGAGCTCTGTTCCATACATGAATGCATTTGTAAGCTTCATGAGGTCGGTAGGTGCTGAACTGTTCTCAAGAaccaaagaaaaagatgatgaggaagatggtgaaTATGAAATGGTTTTTGATGCGGAAGGGTCCATGCACCTCGTTAAAAAGGCTGTTGCAAAAGTCTCAAGTGCTAGCTCAGACTCCAGAACTGTAGGACG TGGAAATGTTGTCGCAAGGGCGACAGCAGGAAAACACCAATTGGAGCCTGATTCATCTATTCTTGTCGAGATGGGTTCCGAGGTGATATCAGAAGATGGAGCGAGGTTGGCGCGCCCTAGCAAATCAAAAGTAAGGAAGGTGCTCCAACGGCTGTTCCGCGTCATCCAGTCGATAGTTGTCATTGCCGCTCTGAAtgtccccctgtacatgatgcTTCTGTTCAAGGACTGGATTGACCATTGA